GAATGCCGAACGAGGGGCTTATACTCTGAAAGCAAAGCTTCTGGATCAGGGGGAGGTGCTTTCGGAATCCGAATATAATTTTGTCTACGGAAGTAACTCGGCCTTAAGGCTTCAGGTAGATGATCTTGTCCCCAACTCCGAAGGGATTGCTGTTGTAATTTCCCCGAAGCAGGCTTCACTTTTTGATATTGAGTACATGCTTGTAGACGGGCATGATGTGGTATACAGGACAAAAACCGAAAAGGCATCCCTCACAAGTGTTCCGGAAACCTTTTCTGCTTCCTGGGGCACCCTTCTTGAAAACAATAAAGAGTACTCTGGTAGAGTAAAGATCAAGGTCTATTCCCCCAGTCGGGGATTTATAAGCTCAACCGAGAACTTCACCGCCAGGGATGATGCCGAAATTACTGATATTTATGAGGACGAGACCGGGGCAAGTGCAACTGTTTTTGGGCGTTCCCAGGTGCCTTTTGAAGGAAGCCTGGTTTTCACCGTTTATAAAGTGAAGGAAGGCTCAGGGCATAACAGTTCTGTGCTCGTAGAGTCTGCCCGTGAAAGAGTCCCAGTGCTTCTCACTGATGACGACGAGACAGTTGAAGTCGCCTGGAAAGAAAGGCTTACAGAAGGAGTCTACAGGCTTGAAATCGAACTCACAGGCAACGATGGGGACCTTATCGAACGCAGGGAAACCATTATTGAGTCTGACCTCCCTCCGGCAAATGCAAGTGAGGTAAGCCCTGACGCAGGGCGTGAAACTCCGGATGAAAATGAAGGTAATGGCATTCCGGGCTTTTCGTTTACTGCCGGAATTTTAGGTATTTTCATTGTTTTTGGCTTTATTAAAAAGCTGCATTAATCAAATACGGATAAATCTCAGTGAAAATTAGAATAAATCTCAAAAATCCGTGAATCTCATGAATTATGAACTCTTTATCGCCTTCAGGCAGATTCGGGCAAGAAAATTCCAGACTCTTCTTTCGGTAGGAGCTATAGCCATTGCTGTAATGGTACTTACGGTTTCCCAGGCACTAATGGTGGGTTTTACAGGAGAACTTTATAAAACTACCGTTGACAAACTCCCGCATGTCTCGGTCTCACCTCAGGAAGGCGAGGATTATATCTATCTTTACGGGACTCTCATGGAAAGGATCGGTACGATTGAGGGAGTCACCGCAGTTTCCCCTTTCCTTACAGGGCAGGCTTCTTTCAGGTTCAAGGACAATTCCCTGAACGCCGAGTTAAGGGGCGTGGTTCCTTCACAGGAAAATGAAATAAGCTCTATTGAAGAAGATATTGTTGAAGGCAGTTTCAGGGAACTGGAATTTTCAAGAAATACTGTTGTTATAGGCTCAAAACTGGCGGAAAAACTCGAAGTTAACCTTGGGGATTCCATAGCTGTGTCTTTTCCGAACGCAAATCCCCTCTCTCTCAGGGTTGTAGGGATTTTTCATACGAGATCTCCTCTGGATGAGTCTTTGACCTATACATCCCTTGATACTGCCCGGCGGTTCTATGATGTCCCCAATGTGGTTAACGGCGTCTGGGTACGGCTTTCTGATTTTAACAGGGACCGTGAAGTTGCAGAGGAGATCGAAGAACTCGGTTATAATGCGAGGGGATGGACAGAGACAAACCCTGCAATCCTACGCACGATTGCTATTGAAAGAACATCGAATAACGTTGTATACGGGCTTATTATTGTCATAGCTTCTTTTGGTGTGGTAAGCACCCTGAACCTTTCAGTAATAGGCGCGACAGGCCAGATAGGTATGCTCCGCGCTATGGGCGCCCCGGTTTCAAGTATTCAGAGAATTTTCATACTCCAGAGCGGGATTCTTGGCCTTCTGGGAGCTCTTGTAGGTACTTTTGCTGGGGTTCTCATATCCCTGGCAATAGGACAGTATGAGATTCCCTCAACGCAGGCAGATGTTTACGCTGGCATGTCCTTTATCCCTATTGTCGTGCGGGCTCAGGACATCCTTATTATAATTCTCGCAGTTTTCCTTCTGAACCTTATTACAGGAAT
This window of the Methanosarcina mazei S-6 genome carries:
- a CDS encoding ABC transporter permease — protein: MNYELFIAFRQIRARKFQTLLSVGAIAIAVMVLTVSQALMVGFTGELYKTTVDKLPHVSVSPQEGEDYIYLYGTLMERIGTIEGVTAVSPFLTGQASFRFKDNSLNAELRGVVPSQENEISSIEEDIVEGSFRELEFSRNTVVIGSKLAEKLEVNLGDSIAVSFPNANPLSLRVVGIFHTRSPLDESLTYTSLDTARRFYDVPNVVNGVWVRLSDFNRDREVAEEIEELGYNARGWTETNPAILRTIAIERTSNNVVYGLIIVIASFGVVSTLNLSVIGATGQIGMLRAMGAPVSSIQRIFILQSGILGLLGALVGTFAGVLISLAIGQYEIPSTQADVYAGMSFIPIVVRAQDILIIILAVFLLNLITGIYPARQAAKLDPVKAISTR